In Neorhizobium galegae, the following proteins share a genomic window:
- a CDS encoding GNAT family N-acetyltransferase, whose protein sequence is MAEGAPRYSFRDVTREDFSLLATWLAEPHIAKWWGKVDEELASIEYSMTSVETRPMIAELDGRPIAYLQYYDPHLEEDHPYQDQPKGTLGIDISIGNAELVGIGHGSATIRQLTSELFENGAKRIVIDPDPENAQAIRAYEKAGFRYVDSRTSIYGPAHFMALDAPEETDLT, encoded by the coding sequence ATGGCTGAAGGCGCGCCCCGCTACTCGTTTCGTGATGTCACCCGTGAGGATTTTTCTCTCTTGGCGACGTGGCTCGCCGAGCCGCATATCGCGAAATGGTGGGGTAAGGTCGACGAGGAACTGGCGAGCATCGAATATTCGATGACGAGCGTCGAGACCCGGCCGATGATCGCGGAACTGGACGGCAGGCCGATCGCCTATCTCCAGTACTACGATCCGCATCTCGAAGAGGATCATCCCTATCAGGATCAGCCGAAGGGCACGCTTGGCATCGACATCTCGATCGGCAATGCTGAGCTTGTCGGCATCGGCCATGGCAGCGCGACTATCCGCCAGCTGACCTCTGAACTTTTCGAGAACGGCGCGAAAAGGATCGTCATCGATCCGGATCCGGAAAATGCCCAGGCGATCCGCGCCTATGAAAAGGCCGGCTTCCGCTACGTCGACAGCAGGACATCCATTTACGGTCCGGCCCATTTCATGGCGCTGGACGCACCAGAAGAAACGGATTTGACATGA
- the hslV gene encoding ATP-dependent protease subunit HslV, whose product MTTIITVRKGGKVIMAGDGQVSLGQTVMKGNARKVRRIGKGEVIAGFAGATADAFTLLDRLEKKLEQYPGQLMRAAVELAKDWRTDKYLRNLEAMMLVADKSTTLAITGNGDVLEPEHGTIAIGSGGNYAYAAARAMMDTDKSAEEIARKALDIAADICVYTNHNLVIETLDADG is encoded by the coding sequence ATGACAACCATTATTACTGTTCGGAAAGGCGGCAAGGTCATCATGGCCGGCGACGGCCAGGTGAGCCTCGGCCAGACGGTGATGAAGGGCAATGCCCGCAAGGTGCGCCGCATCGGCAAGGGCGAGGTGATCGCCGGTTTTGCTGGCGCGACGGCTGATGCGTTCACGCTGCTCGACCGGCTTGAAAAGAAGCTCGAACAATATCCGGGCCAGCTGATGCGCGCCGCCGTCGAGCTCGCCAAGGACTGGCGCACGGACAAGTACCTGCGCAATCTCGAAGCGATGATGCTGGTCGCCGACAAGTCGACGACGCTGGCGATCACCGGCAATGGCGACGTGCTCGAACCGGAGCACGGAACGATCGCGATCGGCTCCGGCGGCAACTATGCCTATGCCGCCGCCCGCGCGATGATGGATACGGACAAGTCGGCCGAGGAGATCGCCCGCAAGGCGCTCGATATCGCCGCCGATATCTGCGTCTATACCAACCACAACCTGGTCATCGAAACGCTGGACGCCGATGGCTGA
- the hslU gene encoding ATP-dependent protease ATPase subunit HslU, whose product MSNFSPREIVSELDRHIIGQHDAKRAVAIALRNRWRRHQLDESLRDEVMPKNILMIGPTGVGKTEISRRLAKLAGAPFIKVEATKFTEVGYVGRDVEQIIRDLVEIGIGLVRDKMRADVQAKAHMSAEERVLDALVGSTASPATRDSFRKKLRDGEMDDKEIDIEVADSGSGMPGFEIPGMPGANIGVLNLSEMFGKAMGGRTKKVRTTVKKSYGELIRDESDKLIDNEVIQREAVRSVENDGIVFLDEIDKIAARDGGMGAGVSREGVQRDLLPLVEGTTVSTKYGPVKTDHILFIASGAFHVSKPSDLLPELQGRLPIRVELRPLTKEDFRRILTETEASLIRQYKALMETEELTLDFTEDAIDALADVAVHLNSSVENIGARRLQTVMERVLDEISFNAPDQGGTAVTIDAEYVKKHVGDLAADTDLSRYIL is encoded by the coding sequence ATGAGTAACTTTTCACCCCGGGAAATCGTCTCTGAGCTGGATCGGCACATCATCGGCCAGCACGACGCCAAGCGCGCGGTGGCGATTGCGCTCCGCAATCGCTGGCGCCGCCACCAGCTCGACGAGAGCCTGCGCGACGAAGTGATGCCGAAGAACATCCTGATGATCGGCCCGACCGGCGTCGGCAAGACGGAGATATCGCGTCGCCTGGCGAAGCTCGCCGGCGCGCCCTTCATCAAGGTCGAGGCCACCAAGTTCACCGAAGTCGGTTATGTCGGCCGCGATGTCGAGCAGATCATCCGCGATCTTGTCGAAATCGGCATCGGCCTCGTGCGCGACAAGATGCGCGCCGACGTACAGGCCAAGGCCCATATGAGCGCCGAGGAACGCGTGCTCGATGCCCTGGTGGGCTCCACTGCCTCGCCGGCTACCCGAGACAGCTTCCGCAAGAAGCTGCGCGACGGCGAGATGGATGACAAGGAAATCGACATCGAAGTGGCCGACAGTGGCTCCGGCATGCCCGGTTTCGAGATTCCCGGCATGCCAGGCGCCAATATCGGCGTGCTGAACCTGTCGGAAATGTTCGGCAAGGCGATGGGCGGCCGCACCAAGAAGGTCCGCACCACCGTCAAGAAATCCTATGGCGAGCTGATCCGCGACGAATCCGACAAGCTGATCGACAACGAGGTCATTCAGCGCGAGGCTGTCCGCTCGGTCGAAAACGACGGCATCGTCTTCCTCGACGAGATCGACAAGATCGCCGCCCGCGACGGCGGAATGGGCGCCGGTGTGTCCCGCGAAGGCGTGCAGCGCGACCTGCTGCCGCTGGTCGAAGGCACCACGGTGTCGACCAAATACGGGCCGGTGAAGACCGATCACATCCTCTTCATCGCTTCGGGCGCCTTCCACGTCTCCAAGCCCTCCGACCTTCTGCCGGAGCTTCAGGGTCGCCTGCCGATCCGCGTCGAATTGAGGCCGCTCACCAAGGAAGACTTCCGCCGCATCCTGACGGAAACCGAGGCGAGCCTTATCCGCCAGTACAAGGCGCTGATGGAAACGGAAGAGCTGACGCTCGACTTCACTGAGGATGCGATCGACGCTCTGGCGGATGTCGCCGTGCACCTCAACTCCTCGGTCGAGAATATCGGCGCCCGCCGGCTGCAGACCGTGATGGAACGGGTGCTCGACGAAATCTCGTTCAATGCCCCGGATCAGGGTGGCACCGCCGTCACGATCGATGCGGAATACGTCAAGAAGCATGTCGGCGATCTTGCCGCCGACACCGATCTGTCGCGCTACATTCTCTGA